Genomic DNA from Bacterioplanes sanyensis:
TCGGCATCACTGGGGGCTGGGTTGCTCGCCAGCAGCGCCGTGGCCGACATGATTTGGCCCGACTGGCAATAACCGCACTGCGGTACATTCAGCTCAACCCAGGCTTGCTGCACTGGGCTTAATCCCTCGGCGGGGGTGATGCCTTCAATGGTGGTGACCTCATTGTCGACAGCCGTGCTCACCGGCGTAATACAGCTGCGAATCGGCTGACCGTTGAGGTGCATGGTGCAGGCGCCGCACAACCCGGCGCCGCAGCCAAACTTGCTGCCTTTCAGGCCAATGGCATCGCGCACGGCCCACAGCAGTGGCGTGTCGTCGTCGATATCGAGGGAGTAGCGTTGTCCGTTAACCGTTAGCTGAATCATGGCAGGCGCTCATATTTTTATGTGATTCTTTCTAAGTGACCCAAGGTTACCAACGCTGAGTGGCGTGCGCCAAGTGGTTTTTCGTCATCCTGTGTTGGCCAAGTCAGTGCTGCCCCACTTTGCGCCAGTTCCTCCCCGGCCATTGCGAGGCGATCTGGATACAGTTAAAACCATGGTGCTAAAACGCAGCAGCGTTGATCGGGCAAGCAGGGATTGCGGCCATGTGGATATAACAATAATCAAGGTAACTTTATGCACTCATCCAATTCGCTCTCATCCGCTTCCCTCTCTAGCTCACACACTCAAAAACACACCCCAAAACACGCCCGTGCAAAGACGGCTGGCTGGCTGTCGGCGGCCGCTTTTTGGGCTTTGTGCTCGGCCGACGTGATGGCCATGAGCTCTAAGCCACAGCAAGATCCAATGGCCGAGTTTCACAATAGTTGGATTGGAACGGCATTGGCCATGCAGCGTGATCTAGACGATGACTCGCCGCTGGCCGACAACAATATTCTCGGCACTCACAACAGTTACAACTCAGAGTCGTATCGCAACGCCACTCGCTATTTAGACCCACAGCAAAAAGTCACCATTGAAGAGCAGCTCAGTTTGGGCGCGCGATTTATTGAGCTTGACGTGCACTGGACCGCGCACACCCATGGCTGGCCGTGGGAGTGGGGTACGGATTTATTATTGTGTCATTCGGGTATTGGCCAGGAGTGGGGCGACTTGCATGTTGGCTGCAGCCTGACGGACCGTCGGGTCAGTGAAGGTCTGGCGGAAGTGAAGAACTGGCTGAATAACAACCCAGATGAAGTGATTATTTTATATTTTGAAGATCACTCAGATGGCAAACATCAACAATTGATCGAGCTGCTAAATGCCAGCATTGGCGACAAAATTTATCCCAGCGGTGGCTGCAAAAATATTCCCAATACATTAACCGAAAACCAGGTTCGCCAAGCGGGCAAACAGGTGGTGTTTTGGAAAGACAGTGATTGCTCTGGCAACAGCGCCATGCAACAGCTGGCCTTTACCGGTTTAGGGGAGATCGACCGAGCCTGGGAAGACCGAACTGGTGTGGGTGCCATAGGTGCATTTTTTACCGGCGGTAAAGTGAAACGCATCGAAGCCGAGGATGTACGTCAGTTGTTCAAAAATGGCGGCAATATCGTCAACTTGGATGACATGCACCACGATGACAACCGCCTAGCCGCTGCGGTGTGGTCATGGGATGTGAATGAGCCGAACAATTACAACGGCAGCCAGCACTGTGCAGTGCAACAACATAATGCGCGTTGGGATGATACCCAATGCAGCAATGAGTACTTCTTTGCTTGCGTCAATGGCGCGAACCAATGGCAGCTCAGCAGCTGGCAAGGCAGCTGGAGCCAAGGCGCCGAAGCTTGTCAGCAACTGGGCAGTGACTATCGCTTTGCTGCCCCAACCAATAGCAAGGACAACCAAGCGTTAGCAGAGGCGCGTGGTGGTGTATCGCATGTTTGGCTGAATGCCAGTGACCAGAACAGCGAGGGCCGCTGGCAAGTAAATAAATAACCATATAGAAAATACCGCTGCCTGTTTATCTGCTCATTTGAATTATGATAAACGGGCGACGGTGTTTTTTTGATTTTTTATGCTGCGTTGGAGTTAGCGTATAGTAAATAGGGGCGTCATAAACCGGACGCTTTGAGCAGAGGCGTCGCAAGAAGGCATCGTAAACAGCATAGGACGGTAGTCATAAACCAGGTTAACAAACCTAAAAACCACTAGTTCATTTGAATAAAGACCAGCTTTTGCTGGCCTTTGTCCTGTGCGTGGTCGATCTCTTTTCTGCGATCAACTACGGCGATTTACTGCTGTAATCGATTCTCTAAGGTAAAGCGCACATCGCTGATGCGTTGCTCCCAGTCAAAATCCTGCTCACTCGCTTTAACCAGAGTATTACCTCCCACCTTGCTGCTCACGCTGCGCTTGGTGCGTTGATTTTGGCTAGCTGACAACTCTTCTGCCGTTAAAGGAATAGCTGGTCCTGCGGTAATATTGTATTGGCTGGCATCGACGGTGGTGAATTTGCCCGACATGGGCACCACAAACCGCTGCTTACTGCTGGCGCCCAGTGCCCAGCGCAGCGAATCTTTACCGTGTTCGTTTAACATCCACTGCCAATCCCAATGGCTATAACCCGGAATATGACGATGTAAGTATTGATCGAGCATGTCCTCAGCAGCATTCAACTGGTTACGACCACCAAAGGTGTATTTTTCCCATGGGCGATCGGTGGGGTGATCGTGGCGAGCGTTGCCGCCCCAGCGTAGAAAGTTTTCATAGGTTACGTGGTAATCCATGTGCATTTTGGATTGGTAAGGAATGTCCGCCTTTTGTTTAAAGAAAGTGATGGTGATTTCACGCTTGCTGCGTGCAGGCACGATGGCGCGGTATTGAGCGCTTTGTGATACGGTATCGCTGTTGCCTTCGGTTTCACTCCACCCCTGATCGGCGCTGAACTCTGCTTTAATTTCAGTTTTTCCACCGAACAGCTTTAAGCCAAATTCATAGCTGTTGGTGATGCCAATGGTCTCTGAAAATGAAAAATTATCCTGCTTCGACCAGCTTTCGGTTTCGTTGTAGCTTAGTGTTGCTACCTTGGTATCGTCGGTGTCGCCTTCATTACGAACAACGTAAGTGACGGTTTTAATTGGCTCACGATCGTATACTTGCGGCTCGCCCAACTCTAGTTCGCCAGGGTTAGTAATAAAGCGGATATTGGAAATATCCATCTTCAATCGCTCATTGGCGCGATAGCCTCCGGCATTGGCATCGTTGGCGTCATAGCGTGCTTGTAAACGGTACTGGTTTTGATTGATCTGGCTGATGTGGAAGTCGTCACCGACATAGGATGAACCTGTGCCGCCGCACCAAGCGTACCCCATAAAGTGCGCCATGTAAGCGAGAGGCTTATGAAAGTCGGGGTCTGAAATAATGCTGTATTTCAAACTGGCTGCGTCCTGCTGGGCATACAGTTTGTCACCGAAATCGGCAATATCATCCGCGGGGCTGGCGGCAACCACTGGGCTCATCAGAGCGGTCAGTAAGACCGCAGATTGGCTAGCGTATCTGATCATATTGAGTACCTTAATTATTATTAGTGGCTGACTTGTTAGTTTCTGTGCTCAAGTCAGGCTGCATCATTCACCAGCGCTCTGTGCGGGTGCAATGCGTAGTGGCGTGGTCGGTGTACGACCATGATCTAGATAGGAACTGGTACTTTTCGGTGATTGTGCGCTGCTTATGCACCGCTGTGGCTAGCTGCTGATAAAAAAATTATCAGCAGTTTCTTATTCGGCGCTGTTACTGGCAGCGCCAAAAGTGTGATTGGCTCGACACTCTGTTTATTACTGTTTGTGGGTAATTTGCTGCTGCAGCCGTCGCATTAATAAGGGCTGCAGTATCGCTAACACGGCCGCGACTACGGCTAGCGTAGCCAGATTTTGCAGCACTCCGTGCTCGTCTTCGGTCAGAATCCAGGTGGAAATAATACCCCCTGTGGCCGTGGCAGCATTTTGTACCGCCGTTTTTAGCGACATAAACGCAGCACGTTGCTCTGGTGGTGCGACCCAGCTGAGTTGTGTATTCACAGCGACGCTCAAACTGGTGCGCATCAGCATAAAGCTGATAAACATCACCATGATTGGTAGCCAATGCTGAGTGTGAATAAAGGTGACCCACAATACCAACAAATAACCGGCGGTGACGGCGTAAGACACTTTGGTGGGCCCAAAGCGGTCGCTGCAACGACCGGCAAAGCGCATGCTGAAAAAGCTCAGAGTGCCGCCAACCAGATACAAGAGACCAATGTCTTCGCGCGGATAATTCAGATTAATTTGAAAGAAAGTCGACAAATGTGGGATCAACAAAAAACCCGATGTGACTGATACAGCCAGCATCAATAACCCCAATCTTGGGGCACCGGCTTGGTACAGCATTGGCCACGAAGGCTGCGGGTTTTCGTGTTGCGGCGTTTGCTGTGGTAGCAGCCAAGCGGCAATAATTGCCAGTAACAGTGTCATTAAGCCAATGACCCAAAACGGCGTGTGCCAGCTGCCCAGTCGCGCCAATTCCAGCCCGACTGGAACGCCGAGCACCGACGCCAGCGAAAATGCTCCCGCTACTTGTCCCATGGCCCGGCCACGACGCTCTGGTGGGACCGCGTCGATTAAAATCGCCATGGCCAATGCCATCGCCGGGCCACCAAAGGCTCCAGCTATGGTGCGCGCCGTCAGCAATGACCAAGTATCGACGGCAAAGGCTGCGGCGGTGGTGCCAGCCGCCAAGCCAAGTAAGCAAAACACCATCGCCGAGCGACGCGGAAAGCGATCTAACCAAGTGGCAGCCAATAACGAGCTGATGGTCGCACCGACGGCATATACCCCGGTCACCACGCCCATTTGTGAGGTGGCGATGCCCAAGCCTATAGCCAGGTCGGGGCCGAGCGGAGCGACCATCATGAAATCGACGATATTGATAAATTGAATGGCGGCAATCAGAGTGATAAGCCAGCGTTCACTGAGAGCGGGTGAGGGCATAGATGGACACTGCAGAAACTGGGCACACAGAGTAGGGCGCAGATGTGGGCCTGGCAAGCGCTCCAGTGTGAATGCAGTGTTGCACAGCTTTATGAACAGAGGTGTGGCAAGGCTGCCTTGAGCATTGATGCGGCCTACCTGGTTTGTGGATTAGCTTGGCTTGTGGAATTGCTTGGCTTATGCAGCAGCTTAAATAGCACCGTGCGTTGCTTTTGATCGATATTAGCGGGCGATCCGATGTCAGCGGGTTTTTAATTGAGCCAGTGAGGAAGCAGTTGAATAAGAGGTTGCATAAGCCGGGAAACATAAAAGTCAGGCAGTGTTAGCAATCCACAGCAACTGTACTGGTCGCTTTTCACTGCACTGCCGCTATTGTTTCGACCCTGTCGCTTTATTCTGATGGTCAACTTTTTTGTACTTCTGGCCACTCGAACACAGGTTGCATAACTGTTGATATGAGTGGCAGCCCTGCCGACTGCTGTGAGGAAAACATGATGAAAACCATTGGTCTGATTGGTGGCATGAGCTGGGAGTCGAGCGTGACGTATTACCAGTTAATTAATCGTGGCATTCAGCAGCGCTTAGGTGGTTTGCATTCGGCATCGCTGTTGATGTCGAGCCTGGACTTTGCCGCCGTGGCCGAATTGCAAGCTCAAGGTCAATGGGCAGCGTTGGCGGAGCTATTGTGTGACCATGCTCAGCGCCTGCAAAATGCTGGGGCTGATGCGGTGATGATTTGCACCAACACCATGCACAAACTGGCGCCTCAGGTGGAGGAAGCCATTGATGTGCCGTTGCTGCACATCGCAGATGCCACGGCCCTGTCATTAAAACAACAGGGCATTACCCGCGCCGGCTTATTGGGCACACGATTTACCATGGAGCAAGACTTTTACGCCGCGCGCTTGCAACAGCACGGTATTGATGTATTGATTCCCAATGAAACCCAGCGTGACATTGTGCATCAGGTTATTTATCAAGAGTTGTGCCGCGGGGAAATCAACAGTGCTTCGCGCCAGCAGTATTGTGACATCATCGCCGACTTACAAATGCAAGGAGCAGGCGCGGTGATTTTAGGCTGCACAGAAATTGGCCTGCTGGTGCAATCGCAACACTGTTCTGTACCACTGGTCGATACCGCCATGGTTCATGCACAGGCTGCGGTTGAGTGGATGCTGGCGGAGTAGCCTTTTAATTAATCGGCTCTCTAATAACTCGCTGGCCAGTGCAGGGCTCTTCCTGGCTGGCGGTTATTTTGCTCGGCTCAGATCGCCATTGCTGTTGATGGCTCCTTCTATGACCGTGCTAAAGCCTGTGCTCATACCTGTACCAATGCCTGCGCAAATAAAGGTGCCACCAAACAGTCGCCCTAATAATCGCCCTGGTAATCTCTGGTTAAAGCGCTGACTGGCGCGATGTACCAGTATGGAATAGCTGCTCAAACAGACAAACGACAGCAACATAAAACTGCTCACTAGTATTGAAAACTGCGCCAGCAAAGGTTCAGTCACGTCAATAAACTGTGGAAACAGCGCGGTGGTAAATAAAATGGCTTTGGGGTTGGTGATAGCCACCAATAAACCTTGGCCATACAGGCCCAATAAGTTGGCTTTTACCGGCTGCTCGCTGGTCGGTGTATTGAACTGAATGCCGGATCGCCACAGCTTGATGCCCATGTAAATCAAATAGGCAGCACCCAGTATTTTCACCAGAGAAAATGCCACAGCAGAGTGCACAACCAAGGCGGTCAGGCCAATCACAGATACCGACGACATAATCAGCAGCGAAGTGACATTGCCAAGCACCGTGGCCAATGTTTGCTTAAAGCCAAACGTGGCGCTGTGAATAGATACCAGCAGTGCCGCTGGCCCTGGCGTGGCGGTGGCCAATAATGCAATGGAGCAAAAGGATAACCAGTGTTCTAACGGCATAACAAACCTGTTGTGGTGTGCCAAAGGGAGGACAAACTGTAACAGAGCGCTGTGAATTCTGGGGTATTTTTTATCGCAGACCTGTTTTTTACAGCTATTTTTCTCTCACGCTAGTTTTTAATGGAGCAGGCGCACTCGAATGCTGGTGCTGGTGAAACCACCATGAAAAATGCTGCTTTCTCGGTGTTTTTTAACGGTACTGCTAGAAATAAGTCGCGCAGTGTAGACCGACGGCTCGTAGTCTTTTAAGGCAAACCAAGAGCCGTCTATTTGGATTTAATGGATAAATCAGCCAGCAGTAAAGATGCGAAACACCCGAGTGACTTCTGTGTATTGCTGTCGAAAGCGACCGCGAATGGTGGCGGTCAGTGTCACCGGTTGGCGTCCGTATTGGCTACTGACAGCACCGCTGGCAACCTCCACCGCCGCTGAATTGCTGTGCCATTCAATCACACTGTTGCCTAATTGAGTCGGCAGGTACAGTGCTTCGCTGACGTCGTTGGGGTCGCTGTTGGCACCGAGAATTCTTTCCAACGTTAATGCTTGCAGGGTGTTG
This window encodes:
- a CDS encoding (2Fe-2S)-binding protein → MIQLTVNGQRYSLDIDDDTPLLWAVRDAIGLKGSKFGCGAGLCGACTMHLNGQPIRSCITPVSTAVDNEVTTIEGITPAEGLSPVQQAWVELNVPQCGYCQSGQIMSATALLASNPAPSDAEIDQAMSGNLCRCGTYPRIRAAIHKASAYANDGQTTATTATTATTATTATTATTALYTELRQEASHD
- a CDS encoding phosphatidylinositol-specific phospholipase C domain-containing protein, with the protein product MSSKPQQDPMAEFHNSWIGTALAMQRDLDDDSPLADNNILGTHNSYNSESYRNATRYLDPQQKVTIEEQLSLGARFIELDVHWTAHTHGWPWEWGTDLLLCHSGIGQEWGDLHVGCSLTDRRVSEGLAEVKNWLNNNPDEVIILYFEDHSDGKHQQLIELLNASIGDKIYPSGGCKNIPNTLTENQVRQAGKQVVFWKDSDCSGNSAMQQLAFTGLGEIDRAWEDRTGVGAIGAFFTGGKVKRIEAEDVRQLFKNGGNIVNLDDMHHDDNRLAAAVWSWDVNEPNNYNGSQHCAVQQHNARWDDTQCSNEYFFACVNGANQWQLSSWQGSWSQGAEACQQLGSDYRFAAPTNSKDNQALAEARGGVSHVWLNASDQNSEGRWQVNK
- a CDS encoding aerolysin family beta-barrel pore-forming toxin; protein product: MIRYASQSAVLLTALMSPVVAASPADDIADFGDKLYAQQDAASLKYSIISDPDFHKPLAYMAHFMGYAWCGGTGSSYVGDDFHISQINQNQYRLQARYDANDANAGGYRANERLKMDISNIRFITNPGELELGEPQVYDREPIKTVTYVVRNEGDTDDTKVATLSYNETESWSKQDNFSFSETIGITNSYEFGLKLFGGKTEIKAEFSADQGWSETEGNSDTVSQSAQYRAIVPARSKREITITFFKQKADIPYQSKMHMDYHVTYENFLRWGGNARHDHPTDRPWEKYTFGGRNQLNAAEDMLDQYLHRHIPGYSHWDWQWMLNEHGKDSLRWALGASSKQRFVVPMSGKFTTVDASQYNITAGPAIPLTAEELSASQNQRTKRSVSSKVGGNTLVKASEQDFDWEQRISDVRFTLENRLQQ
- a CDS encoding MFS transporter, which gives rise to MPSPALSERWLITLIAAIQFINIVDFMMVAPLGPDLAIGLGIATSQMGVVTGVYAVGATISSLLAATWLDRFPRRSAMVFCLLGLAAGTTAAAFAVDTWSLLTARTIAGAFGGPAMALAMAILIDAVPPERRGRAMGQVAGAFSLASVLGVPVGLELARLGSWHTPFWVIGLMTLLLAIIAAWLLPQQTPQHENPQPSWPMLYQAGAPRLGLLMLAVSVTSGFLLIPHLSTFFQINLNYPREDIGLLYLVGGTLSFFSMRFAGRCSDRFGPTKVSYAVTAGYLLVLWVTFIHTQHWLPIMVMFISFMLMRTSLSVAVNTQLSWVAPPEQRAAFMSLKTAVQNAATATGGIISTWILTEDEHGVLQNLATLAVVAAVLAILQPLLMRRLQQQITHKQ
- a CDS encoding aspartate/glutamate racemase family protein; this translates as MMKTIGLIGGMSWESSVTYYQLINRGIQQRLGGLHSASLLMSSLDFAAVAELQAQGQWAALAELLCDHAQRLQNAGADAVMICTNTMHKLAPQVEEAIDVPLLHIADATALSLKQQGITRAGLLGTRFTMEQDFYAARLQQHGIDVLIPNETQRDIVHQVIYQELCRGEINSASRQQYCDIIADLQMQGAGAVILGCTEIGLLVQSQHCSVPLVDTAMVHAQAAVEWMLAE
- a CDS encoding LysE family translocator, yielding MPLEHWLSFCSIALLATATPGPAALLVSIHSATFGFKQTLATVLGNVTSLLIMSSVSVIGLTALVVHSAVAFSLVKILGAAYLIYMGIKLWRSGIQFNTPTSEQPVKANLLGLYGQGLLVAITNPKAILFTTALFPQFIDVTEPLLAQFSILVSSFMLLSFVCLSSYSILVHRASQRFNQRLPGRLLGRLFGGTFICAGIGTGMSTGFSTVIEGAINSNGDLSRAK